In the Peptoclostridium acidaminophilum DSM 3953 genome, one interval contains:
- a CDS encoding DUF1660 family phage protein → MTLICSLFGHKWRNRTCTRCGKEQTVQSKDIEIKEIETEDILPTGRTFEEQVKHDLQNVIESEKRSINPKFHRTEREEDLSFNFSQKWSYAIQKYENDIYSETAKVGTLNSVDDNIEQCHKAIAAFEAFRNYCYKKSKGGQIYFDDMWEHCHNSKNHCFSYIQSTKDYLNELTENYDAYKVRFEKESQLDKILLDIISNDNGISQRKLYPLIPEVPQASIRKAVDELVKAGKVIKEKKGSSYTLWLAEGEAN, encoded by the coding sequence TTGACTTTAATATGTAGCTTATTTGGTCATAAGTGGAGAAATCGTACTTGTACTCGCTGTGGCAAAGAACAGACTGTACAATCGAAAGATATTGAAATAAAAGAAATAGAGACTGAGGACATATTGCCTACCGGAAGGACATTTGAAGAGCAGGTTAAGCATGATCTTCAAAATGTTATTGAAAGTGAAAAACGTTCTATAAATCCAAAATTTCATAGAACGGAAAGAGAAGAAGATTTGTCTTTTAATTTCTCTCAAAAGTGGTCTTATGCCATCCAAAAATACGAAAATGACATATATAGTGAGACGGCAAAAGTCGGAACGCTGAATAGTGTTGATGATAATATTGAGCAGTGCCATAAGGCTATTGCTGCTTTCGAAGCGTTTAGGAATTACTGCTATAAAAAGAGTAAAGGCGGTCAAATCTATTTTGATGATATGTGGGAGCACTGCCATAATTCTAAAAATCATTGCTTTAGCTACATTCAAAGCACAAAGGATTACCTTAACGAACTGACAGAAAACTACGATGCTTACAAGGTTCGGTTCGAAAAAGAGAGCCAGCTTGATAAGATTTTATTAGATATTATTAGTAACGATAATGGTATTTCACAGCGTAAGCTTTACCCACTAATCCCTGAGGTGCCGCAAGCTTCGATACGTAAGGCTGTAGATGAGCTTGTGAAAGCTGGAAAGGTTATAAAAGAAAAGAAAGGCAGCAGTTATACATTGTGGCTTGCTGAGGGTGAGGCAAATTGA
- a CDS encoding MFS transporter, protein MMGDVVYETARSANSQYLNLLSISAAQVGLIFGIGEFLGYFLRLIAGVLSDKSGRHWIFMFLGYGMLLVVPLMGYTMKWNILIVLILMERIGKALRSPAKDTILSGVAENQVGVGFAFGLQEALDQIGAFIGPLIFTMVFYFTGKNGIAEYQLGYKTLFVPFVLLMLFLIYAYNRIKRENLIPAAVKKEFQSEHLKPIFWIYTAFTFFCTLGFVNFSTIGYHLKANHLMSDGNITLLYSAAMIVDAVTALFVGKAYDRLKIKTGMKTGGLLVLMAIPFITLLLPFLTLSNSTVLIVIGMIVFGVVIGVHETVMRSAIADITPFNKRGKGYGVFNTCYGLALLGGAALMGLLYDKSMIGSIIAFTCAVELIAILLYFKMNNTVKNSHQVRN, encoded by the coding sequence ATGATGGGTGATGTAGTCTATGAGACTGCAAGAAGCGCCAACAGCCAGTATTTAAATTTACTAAGTATCAGTGCCGCTCAAGTCGGTCTTATTTTTGGAATTGGTGAGTTCCTTGGATATTTTCTTAGGCTCATCGCAGGAGTTTTATCCGATAAGAGCGGTAGACATTGGATTTTTATGTTCCTGGGCTACGGCATGTTGTTGGTTGTGCCGCTGATGGGATATACCATGAAATGGAATATTCTTATTGTGCTGATTTTGATGGAGCGAATCGGAAAAGCGCTTCGAAGTCCTGCTAAAGATACAATTCTTTCAGGTGTTGCAGAAAATCAAGTCGGAGTTGGATTTGCCTTTGGTCTTCAAGAAGCTTTGGATCAGATTGGCGCATTTATCGGCCCGCTTATTTTCACAATGGTGTTTTATTTTACTGGGAAGAACGGAATTGCAGAGTACCAGTTAGGGTACAAAACACTTTTTGTTCCATTTGTCTTGCTGATGTTGTTTTTAATATATGCCTACAACAGGATTAAACGCGAAAATCTTATACCTGCTGCCGTAAAAAAAGAGTTTCAATCAGAGCATCTTAAACCGATATTTTGGATCTATACAGCATTTACCTTTTTCTGCACGTTGGGTTTTGTCAATTTCAGTACAATAGGTTACCATTTAAAAGCAAATCATTTAATGTCAGACGGGAATATAACCTTGTTGTATTCGGCAGCCATGATTGTGGATGCTGTCACAGCATTGTTTGTCGGCAAAGCTTATGACCGGTTGAAAATTAAGACAGGCATGAAGACTGGAGGTCTTCTGGTCTTGATGGCGATTCCATTCATCACATTGCTGCTGCCGTTTTTAACATTGAGCAATTCGACAGTGTTAATTGTTATTGGAATGATTGTTTTTGGCGTAGTCATAGGAGTTCATGAAACGGTTATGCGTTCTGCAATCGCAGACATAACACCGTTCAATAAGCGAGGCAAAGGGTATGGCGTGTTTAATACCTGCTATGGCTTGGCTTTGCTTGGCGGTGCTGCATTGATGGGATTGCTGTACGATAAAAGTATGATAGGAAGCATTATTGCTTTTACTTGTGCTGTAGAATTAATCGCAATTCTTCTATATTTCAAAATGAATAATACGGTCAAGAATAGCCATCAAGTAAGAAATTGA
- a CDS encoding helix-turn-helix domain-containing protein → MLRISYNKLWKLLIDKNMNKQDLKELSGVSAASIAKLGKGDNITTDVLLKLCEALDCNLEDIIQTVRDKEKL, encoded by the coding sequence ATGTTAAGAATCAGCTACAACAAGCTATGGAAATTATTAATTGATAAAAACATGAATAAACAAGACTTAAAGGAATTAAGTGGTGTTAGTGCCGCCTCCATAGCTAAGCTAGGGAAAGGTGACAACATTACAACTGATGTACTCCTAAAACTATGTGAAGCTTTAGACTGTAACCTTGAAGATATTATCCAAACGGTCCGAGATAAAGAAAAATTATGA
- a CDS encoding Dam family site-specific DNA-(adenine-N6)-methyltransferase, with protein MSNSLKISTENDNSNNTARPILKWAGGKTQMLEDIIPKMPTKYGRYIEPFFGGGAVFFALNPEEAIIADSNPELINLYTEVANNVQAIISKLKKYENNEEFFYNMRALDYNSLSSVDAAARTIYLNKTCFNGLYRVNKKGQFNVPFGRYKNPNICDEEALYAASNMLRRATIVCGDYLDILNEHAKKDDLIFLDPPYLPVSEYSDFKRYTKEQFYEEDHIELAKEVQRLQEIGCHVILTNSNHPLVHDLYGSFNIDVYQTKRYISCNGSGRKGEDVIVNIPPKKNITLSLVPEPLPRQVDKYPATRFMGSKSKLLTQIWDIASQFEFESVCDLFSGSGIVSYMFKAQGKTVVSNDYMAMSATFTKAMIENNSITLPEIEAEKLLVKSNESDGFVSKTFKDLYFTDSENDLIDTLRLNISKIRSPYKRAIAMAALIRACIKKRPRGIFTYTGDRYNDGRKDLRKSLEEQFLDAVKDINNSIFDNGKKNKSKNSDAMKLRIKKPDLVYIDPPYYSPYSDNEYVRRYHFVEGLARDWKEVEIQEHTLTKKFKSYPTPFSTRNGAADAFDVLFKKYESSIIIVSYSSNSLPTLDEMVSILSKHKSHVEVIPVDYRYSFGNQGHKVGDNNNKVQEYLFVGY; from the coding sequence TTGAGTAATTCACTGAAAATCAGCACTGAAAATGACAATTCTAATAATACAGCACGCCCAATACTCAAGTGGGCTGGTGGGAAAACACAGATGTTAGAAGATATTATACCCAAGATGCCTACTAAATATGGGCGCTATATTGAACCGTTTTTTGGTGGCGGGGCTGTATTTTTTGCGCTTAATCCTGAAGAGGCAATCATTGCAGATAGTAATCCTGAGTTAATAAACTTATATACAGAAGTGGCCAATAATGTTCAAGCAATTATAAGTAAACTTAAAAAATACGAGAATAACGAAGAATTTTTTTATAATATGAGGGCTTTAGACTATAACTCATTATCTTCAGTTGATGCAGCTGCCAGAACGATATATTTGAATAAGACGTGTTTCAATGGGCTTTATAGAGTCAACAAAAAAGGACAGTTTAATGTTCCCTTTGGAAGATATAAAAATCCGAATATTTGTGATGAAGAAGCGTTGTATGCAGCCTCAAATATGTTAAGACGGGCTACGATTGTTTGCGGCGATTATTTGGACATATTAAACGAGCATGCAAAAAAAGATGATTTAATCTTTTTAGATCCTCCATATTTACCTGTGTCCGAGTACTCAGATTTCAAAAGATACACCAAGGAACAGTTTTATGAAGAAGATCACATTGAACTAGCTAAAGAAGTCCAACGATTGCAGGAAATTGGATGTCATGTTATCCTTACAAATTCAAACCATCCACTTGTACATGACCTGTATGGTTCATTTAATATAGATGTATATCAAACAAAGAGATACATTTCATGTAATGGTAGTGGGAGAAAAGGTGAAGATGTTATTGTAAACATTCCACCTAAGAAAAATATTACTTTATCTTTGGTACCTGAACCCTTACCAAGGCAAGTTGATAAATATCCAGCAACAAGGTTCATGGGCTCTAAGAGCAAACTATTAACGCAAATTTGGGATATTGCTTCTCAGTTTGAATTTGAGAGTGTATGTGATTTGTTTTCCGGTTCAGGAATTGTAAGTTACATGTTTAAGGCACAAGGGAAAACTGTAGTTAGCAATGACTACATGGCAATGTCGGCAACATTTACAAAAGCTATGATTGAAAATAACTCAATCACATTGCCCGAGATCGAAGCCGAAAAGCTTTTAGTTAAATCAAATGAGTCTGATGGTTTTGTTTCAAAAACATTTAAAGACCTTTACTTTACTGATTCTGAGAATGATCTGATTGATACGCTTCGCCTAAATATCTCAAAAATCAGAAGTCCATATAAAAGAGCAATAGCAATGGCCGCACTGATACGTGCTTGTATTAAAAAAAGACCAAGAGGTATTTTTACATATACAGGTGATAGATATAATGATGGAAGAAAGGATTTACGGAAATCATTGGAAGAACAGTTTCTGGATGCTGTGAAAGATATAAATAATTCGATTTTCGATAATGGAAAAAAGAACAAATCAAAAAATTCTGATGCGATGAAACTACGTATTAAAAAACCAGATTTGGTGTATATTGATCCACCTTACTACTCTCCATATTCAGATAATGAGTATGTTAGAAGATATCATTTTGTTGAAGGATTAGCGAGAGATTGGAAGGAGGTAGAAATTCAAGAACACACTCTAACAAAGAAATTTAAATCCTATCCAACTCCTTTCTCAACAAGAAATGGTGCGGCAGATGCTTTTGATGTATTATTCAAAAAATATGAAAGCAGCATAATAATTGTGTCATATTCCTCAAATAGTTTACCAACATTAGATGAAATGGTTTCTATTCTATCTAAACATAAATCACATGTTGAAGTAATACCTGTAGATTACCGATATTCATTTGGAAATCAAGGACACAAGGTTGGAGATAACAACAATAAAGTTCAAGAGTATCTGTTTGTCGGATATTAA
- a CDS encoding recombinase family protein, with protein sequence MESKSVTVIPARKRVGNSKNPEQKRKLRVAAYCRVSTDTEEQASSYEVQIEHYTGFIKSNAEWEFAGIFADDGISGTNTKKREEFNRMIEECMAGNIDMVITKSISRFARNTLDCLKYIRQLKEKNIPVYFEKENINTMDSKGEVLLTIMASLAQQESQSLSQNVKLGIQYRYQQGQLHVNHSRFLGYTKDEKGQLVIVPEEAEIIKRIYREYLEGSSMLQISRGLEADGILTGAGNPSWHTSTVNKILRNEKYIGDALLQKTYTVDFLTKKRVLNTGIVPQYYVENNHEPIIPREIFMQVQEELIRRRCVHQSKNGTKRSYSNNHPFAQMVFCGNCGEVFRRVHWNNRGKKSIVWRCVSRLENTGLFCDASTLPEEVLKEKTVEAINIIIEGKDGYIATLQKNIETVLSEEFDQNTDGIDKRLEELQNQLLQLASTKTAYDDVVNEIYQLRDLKQDALNRNAARQAKRQRSAELAAFLEEQCSEPIEFDEKLNKRLIEKITAYDDRLVVEFKSGLEIEVSL encoded by the coding sequence ATGGAAAGCAAGAGTGTAACAGTTATTCCGGCAAGAAAACGAGTTGGTAACTCCAAAAATCCAGAACAAAAGCGGAAATTGAGAGTTGCCGCTTATTGCCGCGTATCAACAGATACTGAAGAACAAGCTTCCAGTTATGAGGTGCAAATTGAACACTATACAGGTTTTATTAAAAGCAATGCCGAATGGGAGTTTGCAGGGATTTTTGCTGACGACGGAATCAGCGGAACCAACACGAAAAAGCGTGAAGAATTCAACCGCATGATTGAGGAGTGTATGGCCGGTAATATTGATATGGTTATTACCAAGTCGATCAGCCGGTTTGCACGAAACACCTTAGACTGTCTGAAATACATAAGACAGCTCAAAGAAAAGAACATTCCCGTTTACTTCGAGAAAGAAAATATCAACACCATGGATTCAAAGGGCGAGGTGCTTTTGACCATCATGGCAAGCTTGGCACAGCAGGAAAGTCAATCGCTCAGTCAGAACGTCAAGCTTGGCATCCAGTATCGTTATCAGCAGGGGCAGCTCCATGTCAATCACAGCCGCTTTCTTGGCTACACCAAGGATGAAAAGGGGCAGCTTGTTATTGTGCCCGAAGAGGCGGAGATAATAAAGCGCATCTACCGCGAGTATCTGGAAGGCAGCAGCATGTTGCAGATCTCGCGGGGCTTAGAGGCCGACGGTATTCTTACAGGAGCAGGAAATCCGAGCTGGCATACCAGCACAGTTAATAAAATTCTAAGAAACGAAAAGTATATCGGGGATGCCTTGCTGCAAAAGACTTATACGGTCGATTTCTTGACCAAGAAGCGCGTGCTCAATACCGGAATCGTGCCGCAGTATTACGTGGAAAACAACCACGAGCCTATAATCCCGCGTGAAATTTTCATGCAGGTTCAGGAGGAACTGATACGAAGGCGGTGTGTTCATCAGAGCAAAAATGGAACCAAGAGAAGCTATAGTAACAATCATCCCTTTGCTCAAATGGTGTTTTGCGGTAACTGTGGCGAGGTTTTTCGCAGAGTGCACTGGAATAACAGAGGCAAGAAATCCATTGTATGGAGATGTGTTAGCCGATTGGAGAACACCGGTTTATTCTGTGACGCCTCTACCTTACCTGAGGAGGTGCTGAAAGAGAAAACCGTTGAAGCAATCAATATCATCATTGAGGGCAAAGACGGCTATATTGCCACGCTTCAGAAAAATATTGAAACCGTACTCAGCGAGGAATTTGATCAGAATACAGACGGCATCGACAAGAGACTTGAAGAACTCCAAAATCAGCTGCTGCAGCTTGCCAGCACAAAAACGGCATATGATGATGTTGTTAATGAGATTTATCAACTGCGAGATTTGAAACAAGACGCGCTGAACAGGAACGCCGCTCGTCAGGCGAAACGGCAGCGTAGCGCGGAACTGGCTGCTTTCCTCGAAGAGCAGTGCAGCGAACCTATTGAGTTTGATGAGAAGCTGAATAAAAGACTGATTGAGAAGATCACTGCTTATGACGATAGGCTGGTTGTGGAATTCAAGTCAGGCTTGGAAATTGAAGTGAGTCTTTAA
- a CDS encoding Csac_0668 family 2Fe-2S cluster-binding (seleno)protein — translation MIKNINTCSCGCNSQNIEQTKGNCPVCNNKGEAVSKVTVEHLVTDENRNAVEGDQYRICMNEDCDVVYYNTGNGVKFLKDQVKVPIWFKKNANPKYACYCSKVTEEQVIEAVVKHGARTVQEVNAITGAMKNSNCKENNPMGVCCHKIIMEAINKALTVR, via the coding sequence ATGATTAAAAATATCAATACATGCAGTTGCGGATGCAACTCACAAAATATAGAACAAACCAAGGGGAATTGCCCTGTTTGTAATAACAAAGGTGAAGCTGTAAGCAAAGTTACCGTTGAGCATTTGGTGACAGATGAAAACCGAAATGCAGTTGAGGGAGATCAATACAGGATTTGCATGAATGAAGACTGTGATGTTGTCTATTACAACACAGGCAATGGAGTAAAATTCTTAAAGGATCAAGTCAAAGTTCCTATCTGGTTTAAGAAAAATGCAAATCCTAAGTATGCTTGCTATTGTAGTAAAGTCACAGAAGAACAGGTAATTGAAGCTGTGGTTAAGCATGGAGCGAGAACTGTACAAGAAGTAAATGCTATAACCGGCGCAATGAAGAATTCTAACTGCAAAGAGAATAATCCGATGGGTGTTTGCTGCCACAAAATCATTATGGAAGCTATTAACAAAGCTTTGACTGTAAGATAA
- a CDS encoding serine integrase family protein — protein MGHIPYGYVIVNGKAVIQEDDAKKVRELFKAYLSGLSLTDSAKKAGINRYHGSISKMLTDKRYVFDPYYPVIIEKEWYEKVQIEKRNRAEKLGRIKERTDEKPTFLKQRFAMPMPKALYDDPFRQAEYAYSLIESEVLSDGKQECNSYSGKKTSW, from the coding sequence GTGGGACATATTCCCTACGGATATGTAATTGTAAACGGTAAAGCGGTTATTCAGGAAGATGATGCCAAAAAGGTGCGAGAGCTTTTTAAGGCTTATCTATCCGGCCTTTCCTTAACTGATTCAGCAAAAAAAGCCGGTATCAATCGCTATCATGGCTCTATTTCTAAAATGCTGACGGACAAAAGATATGTGTTTGACCCGTATTATCCAGTGATCATCGAAAAAGAGTGGTACGAAAAGGTACAAATTGAGAAACGCAACAGAGCAGAAAAGCTTGGACGTATAAAGGAAAGAACGGACGAAAAACCAACGTTCCTAAAACAAAGGTTTGCTATGCCTATGCCGAAGGCTTTGTATGACGATCCCTTCAGACAAGCTGAATATGCTTACAGTCTAATTGAAAGTGAGGTACTATCAGATGGAAAGCAAGAGTGTAACAGTTATTCCGGCAAGAAAACGAGTTGGTAA
- a CDS encoding helix-turn-helix domain-containing protein: MHVSYKKLWKMLIDRDMKKKDLCLVAGISHASIAKLGKNENITTDVLLRICKALDCDIGDIMEIINDDNEGATYIE; this comes from the coding sequence TTGCATGTTAGTTATAAAAAACTTTGGAAGATGTTGATTGATCGTGATATGAAAAAGAAGGATCTTTGTTTAGTGGCCGGTATAAGTCATGCGTCAATAGCAAAACTAGGAAAGAACGAAAATATTACAACTGATGTATTGCTTAGAATTTGTAAAGCCTTGGATTGTGACATCGGTGATATTATGGAAATAATAAACGACGATAATGAGGGGGCGACATATATTGAGTAA
- a CDS encoding single-stranded DNA-binding protein: MFDVNELLEEAIKETENLTDGEVFLVKDLFKGYVWNRIPRKDRLLLGTLFLNHINKVDGSLKAIEKTSSNQQRYKKMGK, encoded by the coding sequence ATGTTTGATGTCAACGAGCTATTAGAAGAAGCTATTAAAGAAACAGAAAACCTAACCGATGGAGAAGTATTTCTTGTTAAGGATCTGTTCAAGGGCTATGTGTGGAACAGAATACCCAGAAAAGACCGGCTCCTGCTTGGAACGTTGTTTTTAAATCATATAAACAAGGTGGATGGTAGTCTGAAGGCCATTGAAAAGACTTCCTCCAATCAACAAAGATATAAAAAGATGGGTAAATAG
- a CDS encoding AlwI family type II restriction endonuclease: MAIWYIGNTSVRSAFRLRDGLVALSSSHLQGNIRKQEGDRAFRDLLGQHGIVSLGTDATNSVGRKWRSALGKLGFLYPEIPRSSDIRQEDIGALDTITPNGWRLIRSETVPAMQECFLRALAAQFIEIEVSGGEKIWFSPLRHTLAILLEIERKTGEASISFIEMALFVQTTSSADDKNAITDNILNFRNERNDVESKRRFDNLKYNEIADLHSLKASTFRDYADANFRYLKATGLVQNKGKGIALVHEKRYFSELMANDTSVPTSELERYRSMCNGANLPTDSQDAAFEVLQDLLGQLSSMGIPFDLRGKSTDTPADIAIIRHEIEDIIFKVKEEIYASEQAEQWEEIAAYIDLIASRRERKRIDEETEIVIPRSETPAYLEWVLWRAFLAIDSLTNKPYEARRFKIDQDFLPVGTAPGNGPDLIMEFENFVIVIEVTLTENSRQEAAEGEPVRRHVADLMNHYTEKNGKPVYGLFIANNIDSNTAETFRIGVWYSRNDEKMSLSIIPITIAQFNIFFRALFINSRANPQEVINLMNECEQHRDRCEAPEWKNMINNTVESFVSNMSVC; this comes from the coding sequence GTGGCTATTTGGTATATTGGAAATACTTCAGTACGAAGCGCATTTAGGTTGAGAGACGGTTTAGTCGCACTATCATCTTCTCATTTACAGGGTAATATTCGTAAACAAGAAGGTGATCGAGCATTTCGAGATTTACTTGGACAACATGGAATTGTTTCTTTAGGAACGGATGCTACAAATAGTGTTGGCAGAAAGTGGAGATCAGCCCTTGGCAAACTAGGGTTTTTGTATCCAGAAATCCCACGATCTTCAGATATACGTCAAGAAGATATAGGGGCCTTGGATACAATAACACCAAATGGATGGCGATTAATCAGATCAGAGACGGTTCCTGCTATGCAAGAGTGTTTTTTGAGAGCTTTAGCTGCCCAATTTATTGAAATTGAGGTATCAGGAGGCGAAAAAATATGGTTTTCACCGTTGAGACATACTCTGGCAATTTTGTTAGAAATAGAGAGAAAAACTGGAGAGGCATCCATTAGCTTTATTGAAATGGCTCTTTTCGTTCAAACAACTAGTAGTGCCGATGATAAAAACGCAATAACTGACAACATTCTAAACTTTAGGAATGAGAGAAATGATGTAGAGTCAAAGCGTAGATTTGATAATCTAAAATACAACGAAATTGCTGATCTTCATAGTTTGAAAGCGTCCACTTTCAGAGACTATGCAGATGCAAATTTTAGATATTTAAAAGCAACGGGACTGGTTCAAAATAAGGGGAAAGGGATAGCGCTAGTTCATGAGAAACGATATTTTTCTGAATTAATGGCAAATGACACTTCTGTCCCCACTAGTGAGTTAGAGAGATATCGTTCAATGTGTAATGGGGCCAACCTTCCAACTGATAGCCAAGATGCAGCATTTGAAGTTCTACAAGATTTATTAGGCCAATTATCCTCTATGGGAATACCATTTGATTTAAGAGGCAAATCAACAGATACTCCTGCAGATATAGCTATAATTAGACATGAGATTGAAGATATCATTTTTAAAGTTAAAGAAGAGATTTATGCGAGTGAGCAAGCTGAACAATGGGAAGAGATAGCTGCTTACATAGACCTAATAGCATCCAGAAGAGAGAGAAAGAGAATTGACGAAGAAACGGAAATCGTGATTCCTCGAAGTGAAACGCCAGCATATCTAGAGTGGGTGTTGTGGCGAGCTTTTCTAGCAATTGACAGTTTGACAAATAAACCGTATGAAGCACGAAGATTTAAAATTGATCAGGATTTTCTTCCGGTGGGCACAGCTCCCGGAAATGGTCCGGATCTAATTATGGAATTCGAAAATTTTGTGATAGTTATTGAAGTAACTCTTACAGAAAATTCGAGACAAGAAGCTGCAGAAGGAGAGCCTGTAAGACGTCATGTTGCTGATTTAATGAATCACTATACTGAAAAAAATGGGAAGCCCGTCTATGGTTTGTTTATTGCGAATAATATTGACTCAAACACAGCAGAGACGTTTAGAATTGGTGTTTGGTACTCACGTAATGATGAGAAAATGAGTTTAAGTATTATCCCAATAACAATCGCGCAGTTTAATATATTTTTTAGAGCTCTATTTATTAATAGTAGAGCGAATCCTCAAGAAGTCATCAATCTAATGAATGAGTGCGAACAGCACAGAGATAGATGTGAAGCTCCTGAGTGGAAGAATATGATTAACAATACAGTTGAGAGTTTTGTTAGTAATATGTCAGTCTGCTGA
- a CDS encoding plasmid pRiA4b ORF-3 family protein codes for MIKNLIERIERKNEKYMKAYQIKIELIDSKPLIWRRVLIPADVTFKRLHDTIQFSMDWWDYHLYEFEFPQDKLRITNDEEAYEEFKFYSAKYKNKKPSKKEDPHVTIAGIIETTVRQPQTVKIDKYLEKYKSFEYIYDFGDYWRHRIVLEKVIDDYEFGYPQILEGEGACPPEDVGGLGGYEEFLEAWNDPKHPEHEAMRQWGESQHYREFDISFRNNLLKTCLRIKKVK; via the coding sequence TTGATAAAAAATTTAATTGAACGAATTGAAAGGAAGAATGAAAAGTATATGAAAGCCTATCAGATAAAAATCGAATTGATTGACTCTAAACCTTTGATTTGGAGAAGGGTGCTAATCCCGGCGGATGTTACATTTAAACGTCTTCATGATACGATTCAGTTTTCTATGGACTGGTGGGATTACCATCTTTATGAATTTGAATTCCCGCAAGACAAGCTTCGAATTACAAACGATGAAGAAGCCTACGAAGAATTCAAATTTTACTCTGCCAAATACAAAAATAAGAAACCGTCTAAAAAAGAAGACCCACATGTCACTATTGCCGGGATAATTGAAACAACAGTAAGACAGCCACAGACAGTCAAAATCGACAAATACTTGGAAAAATACAAAAGCTTTGAATATATCTATGACTTTGGAGATTATTGGCGTCACAGAATCGTGCTTGAAAAAGTAATAGATGATTATGAATTTGGCTATCCGCAGATTCTTGAGGGCGAAGGTGCTTGCCCGCCGGAAGATGTTGGCGGACTTGGCGGTTATGAAGAATTCCTTGAAGCCTGGAATGATCCTAAACATCCGGAACATGAAGCCATGCGCCAGTGGGGAGAAAGCCAGCATTATCGGGAGTTTGATATTAGCTTCAGGAATAACCTGCTTAAGACTTGTTTGAGAATCAAGAAAGTTAAATAG